The DNA region CTTGCTTTTAAGTATTAGAAGTATTAAGTATTAGATTGACAGCCATAATCAAGTAAATAATAATGCACCATATTACTCAAAAATGCAACGGGCATaagtcagaaaaaaatattgtctttCCCAGGTATTTTCATTTTCTGATTTGTCCATTAGATATTCTCATAATATCTAATTACCAATTGTCTCTCAGCACCTggtttttggttgttgttttttgacaTGCAACTTGGCATGCAAAACAAGGATAAGAAGTGATGGAGAGGAGAATGACACCCTATAATGATAatgaaaatattggaagaaaatgGAGATATGTCTCATGACATGATTttatgaacttaaaaaaaaatcctgactgAAAGTGATTTGACAGTTTACAGTTTGTGCTTGTCACCAATTTTTTATTGGAACTGGCAACTTCCACACTTTATagtaacagaatgacagaaaaaTAATGTTCACTATATATACAGAGCATGTACACAGGCATCTTCACCATACACGAGGCTAGTGATCTTGACAATCTCATCTCCACAGTCATCTGTGCACTAAAAGACATCATCCATCAGACATTATGTGAACATTACAGTGAAATGACATTCCAAGTCCAGTGAAAATTCAGCGTAAATACAAAACATACCAACCTACTGCAAATGACatcctttaaaataataattactcaGTAGTCATTTAGCTAGTCTGAAACAGAGATGTGTTGTGTAGTTATAAGTCTCTTAAGGGAAGCAACCTCTGCAGACAAATTTGCTATGCCCTGCTTCAAGTACAAATTTTCTGTCTCAGAGACTTTGTAGGAATTGTCTTTAACATCAAGCCCTGTGGTTTTGCAGTCACTCTGAGTTTTTTCAGTGAGTTCTTTTTGATGGTGCCAGTGTTCCGGTTTCAAAGACCAGTCTTGGATATTAGTCACTTGAATTGAGAAAGGAGTGTGAGTATTGTGTGCTAAATTTTGTGCATTGTTCTTTTCAAGTTCAAAATGTCTTTTAGATGACATATCAATAGGTGACAGTCGTTTTTGTGTGGCATCGTATTCATTATCCAACATTTCCACTTTGATTTGCATGGCCTTTGCCTTAATTCTCAGTTTATGAGGAAGTGCAGAAGAGCTTACCTCTGGAACCTTAACTATGGCATTAGTATTTTTAAGTTCAACAGGAGAATGGATTGGACCTTTAGGAACCTGCTGCTCATCTTCTCCATCTGATGACTTTCCCACAACACCCTCATCAGTTTCTGAAGTCCTTGGAGAATTGCTGGAGCTGTTTGCTTGCAACAGTGGTGGGGAATGTGAATAGCCATTAAAATGACTTCCCATGAAGCCTGGGTATATTGAGGTTGTAAAGGACCCTCTTTCATCTCGTGAATCTCTTGTATAGTTTTCTAATTCCATAGGTTCTTGCTTTATGAGTTGGAATTTATTATCAGTATTTCTGCAATTGTTTTGTGTGGGGCTTGTTTGAGTGTGCTCTATTGATGACACTTCAGATACATCAGATAAAGAGCTTTGTGGTGAGTGCTTAATGACAGATATACAACTACTGCTTACAATAGTTGGCTCATGTTCATCAATGAAAGCGTTAATGCTTGATTTGGAATTTTGGTATTCTTGAAAATAAACGACTGTTGAATTGTTGAGCTTCTGAATCTCTTGGGCATATGCAGAAGAGCTTATTAAACCAAACTTTAACTTCAGTGAAAGTAACTCAGCTTTTAAAGTGGCATTTTCTTCTCCCAGTGCAATTAGCTTGTTCTCTAAAACAAGATCGTTCAGTCGCCGTTTTTCCCTAGACCTTTTGGCAGCTTCATTGTTTTTACGCCGTTTTTCCCAATACATCGCATCTTTCTTTTCATCTGGAATGAATTCCCGCTTTCTCCTGCACGCTGAAGCCTTGTTTTTCGTAACAGCTCCTTCTGCAAGTAACATTTCATCACCAGTAGCTAAGTCATCTGATACATCAGTCAGTGTAGAATTAAGAGACATAATTTTGTCCATGTTGCCACTTGTATCAGCAGATGCCTGTTCTGTTTTAATGGACTGCATTTTTCTTAGCTGCATCAGAAGAAAGTTTCAgtaaatatgtaaataataatatGATAAAGTAACCTTTCAGGACTTGTTGAACCAGAATAATTTGATATATAGTGTGATTTTAATTCCATAAGTATTATTCTGTTTGTTCCATAGTCTCAGGCATCTTGGTGAAATGTTCCTCTGAGCTGAtccatctgagaagcttctttaAAAATCTGTGgcatacaaaagaataataattgtTTAGTTActaattttcagtctcttttttttaaaaaaaagtatttgcaacacttttaataattgtatttattttatgcaATTATCCTTAGTTATCATTTACACAATATTTATGCTCCCTCATAAACTGACTCAGTGGTTAACTATAATGCCTAAGTACACAACCCAGTAAAAACCACAATACCCTCAGACCAACATAACATACTGGTagctaaaaaaaattctgcccAGTCACTAAAAACTTAAATGCCTGCTTAAAAAGGAAAGTCTTCTCAGGGCAGCGTTGTTTTTATGAGCTTTTTTTGTGTGCTTAATGCAGGTATAAAGGGCATCTCTTTGACTACACAGTTGGGTCTAGCAACTTGGTTTTTTTAACACGCGCCCACCTAACCTCACAGATCCCCCTTATATTGAAACAACTACAGAGAAGATCTTCCTTCTGATCATATCCCTTTTGCTTCTCACAGTGAAAAAATCTTGAGGAAGTCCTCTCTTggtatttttatatcttttccaTTTTACAAAATAGAATTATTTTAGTAAAGTAACCCCTAACATAACCTGGTAATGTGCTGACTAGAGCTTTGTATTCATGTACTCATTAGGCAAATGTATAGGGCTGTCCAACTCACACATGGTGACTCCAAgaagcttacaacattaaaaacccACAATCTAAaaaccctcccctcccctatccCATCCCTATTTACAAAAAGTGCCTTACATATTACATTATCTATCATGTACATAGAGTGCAGATCAGCTATTAATAATTACATGCTTAAAAACCAATTGAAAGACATCATTAAAACCTCATTAATAAACACAAACAGCATTTACCTAGCAAACTAGCTTAATCATTATTCCCACAACTAAATGGAATCTACTTGTCTAAATATATATAGTAGATAGaaccataaatatatttattgtgtGAACAATTTTTAGAAATCCAGTAAACCACTAATACCAAGGAGACACACTGCTTGCATTCCTCAGAAGGAATCAAAACCAAACAtatttatacacacatatatatgttaaGCAGAGTGGGCAACATTTTCTGTCCAGGGGCTGCAACTCACTCCATTCTGGAGTGCTGCAGGAACATTTCTGTTTGACATGAATAGAAAGAGGAAGTGCAAGTTTTAGAACCCTGCAGATTTTGGAAGCTGTGTTCTGCTGCTTCCAAAATGCCGTACCTCTAAACATTTCCAGCGGCCACCCCACCCACTCTCACGgtttatgatctttttgccaagaaacagcatttacttctgatttctggcaaaaGCAAACTCAAAGCAAACAATGGGTTCACCAATGATTGACTCAGTATACTTCTGAGTTATCCGTCAAACTAATATTTGGTTTAGATACAGATGGTCCTCGCTTAACCATAATTAGGTCTGGAATTGCCATCACTAAGGAAAGCGCTCATTAGGCGAAATATCTGAATACATCACTGAGCTACAGCAGTTCCAGTAATCTGGTTGCAGTCATTAGATGAGGACCATGCCACTGTTAGATGAGGACCTCATATGTCAACATAGCCTACCCCTACTTCCCTCCTAGCCACCCCTGGCTGATCATTGCTCAGCTGACTTTTGTGGCCTCACAAATTGCCAGCAGCTATAAGTCCTTTGGAGTGGTAGCCACAATAAATTTAATGTATTACTGAGTAACAGCAGTAGTCATCAAAGCAGTCGTATACATTTATCATATAAAGTATGATAAAACATATCATTTTACActattccagaaaaaaataaacatatacaTTTTACTGTTGATAATTCATTGATTTATGTTTGAAGTACAGAAATAATGATGTAGCTGCTTTCTAATTAATTCTAACCGACTGGAGTGGGTGATAAATAATGCTTTATAAAGTCAAGGAAATTAGGAAATACAGGCATATGTCTCTTATGTTTGCTTACATCAtgatttcccttctctctttagTAATTGATAAATCTTTTCTCAATCAGGTTAACAAATGATCGCTATAAATTACCCAATTCCTGATACACTTTTCTGCTAGAAGATCAATATAGCTGAAACACATTTCACCCGGAGATGGAAGCTTCATTGGTGTGCCAATGGAGCACTTGCAGGGGATGTAATTTCACCACCTCCAATTGCTTCATCTGTGCTCAAACACTTCTCACCctgagactggaagcttctggagACCATGATCTTGCACGACTTCAGGCATCCATCCATTTTTGCAGAGAATGGGTGTCTGAAGTCCAATGAGAatgggtgtctgaagtcccactAGAAGCTTCCAATCTGTGCATGAAAAGTGTTTGCACACCAACGGGAGACTTGAAGCAAAGCAATTTCACTGCCCCAAAGCTTCCCATCCGCATGCAAACACTTTTCTGTGCCACACTTCCGTGGGAGCCTTTGGAGGAAACTCACTGAGACTGCCTGCCACTCCAGAAGTGGCAGATGGGCTCGGTGAGTCAGACAAGCCAGGCAGGGCGCACTTGTACTGTTCTCCCTCTGTTCTCACTGCTTGCCGAGAGCAGGCAAAGAAACAGAGAGGCTGAAGAGAGGAGACAGTTCGCGAGATCTTCCAAAGGCCTGCCaatggcggggagggggggaaggaaataTGCAGGGTGAATGTTGCAGTGCCTCTGCAGTCACTCTTACCGTGGTGCTACAACATTTGTAACCTCGGGACTGTGTCATAAGTACTTGGGGGTGGTTATATTGAAattttgaacggttgctaagtgagcgATAATAACTCGGGGATTACCTGTCTTTTATATTTGTAAAGGTTGGGCCAACCAGCTCTGCTAATATAACTATAgtgttattttacatttttaaaatatttgctttagAAATTTCTAATACTCGGGCCTTTTTTAAAACCTTGGTATAATGAAAATAATAACTAAATGTAATAActaaaatttaaatattatacTGAAATAGTTTCTTAAAATAACATGTCTAAATGACAGAAATTATCATAACACAGGTCAGATttgttcatattaaaaatattccaaTCAGTTTATAACCTAAGCTGTGATCAAAAAGTCTGGAAATATATTCTTTAATCCAAGCCAAAATACTTTACTTTGCCCATTCATTTTTACTATTACTGAACTGCAAGTGTCTCCAAAAGTCTATATCATAGCAAATCCATCAATCTAAAAGATATTCTGTATATAAAAACAGGCAATAATTTAA from Thamnophis elegans isolate rThaEle1 chromosome 3, rThaEle1.pri, whole genome shotgun sequence includes:
- the NFIL3 gene encoding nuclear factor interleukin-3-regulated protein, whose protein sequence is MQLRKMQSIKTEQASADTSGNMDKIMSLNSTLTDVSDDLATGDEMLLAEGAVTKNKASACRRKREFIPDEKKDAMYWEKRRKNNEAAKRSREKRRLNDLVLENKLIALGEENATLKAELLSLKLKFGLISSSAYAQEIQKLNNSTVVYFQEYQNSKSSINAFIDEHEPTIVSSSCISVIKHSPQSSLSDVSEVSSIEHTQTSPTQNNCRNTDNKFQLIKQEPMELENYTRDSRDERGSFTTSIYPGFMGSHFNGYSHSPPLLQANSSSNSPRTSETDEGVVGKSSDGEDEQQVPKGPIHSPVELKNTNAIVKVPEVSSSALPHKLRIKAKAMQIKVEMLDNEYDATQKRLSPIDMSSKRHFELEKNNAQNLAHNTHTPFSIQVTNIQDWSLKPEHWHHQKELTEKTQSDCKTTGLDVKDNSYKVSETENLYLKQGIANLSAEVASLKRLITTQHISVSD